Proteins encoded in a region of the Enterococcus gilvus ATCC BAA-350 genome:
- a CDS encoding LTA synthase family protein, with the protein MKKLKAPAFLNKRLGFYALLTFLLWAKSIFAYLFEFNLGIESLTQYFILFINPIASTMFLLSIALYVRRSKASYLTMMIIYALASILLFANVVYYREFTDFITVNTFLGAGKVASGLGESAVRLFRPFDLLYLIDIVILPILLWRKKIKEEERPVRARMAFAMTALSIMIFSGNLFLAEADRPELLTRTFSRDYLIKYLGVNAFTVYDGIQTYKTNQVRAEASPNDLKEVENYVKEHHAAPNSEYFGLAKGRNVITIHLESLQQFVIDYKLKDENGQEHEVTPFLNSIFHSNSTFAFDNFFHQVKAGKTSDAETLMENSLFGLNQGSLFSQLGGKNTFQAAPDILKQTESYTSAAFHGNSGSFWNRSETYKNLGYDYFFDSSYYDVNDENSFQYGLHDKPFFQQSVKYLERLQQPFYSKFIAVSNHYPYSEFKNDEAGFPMANTSDETINGYFATANYLDKAVEEFFNYLKASGLYDNSIIVMYGDHYGISNSRNPDLAPLLGKSKETWSNFDNAQMQRVPYMVHIPGQEKGGINHTYGGEVDALPTLLHLLGTDTSKYIQLGQDLLSKDNSQIVAFRDGDYVTPNYTYYSGNLYDNKNGMPISEPSEILQRQADGWKEAVSKQLHTSDNINNGDLLRFYSASGLKPIDASQFDYKDGLNKMEKIENKLGDKSTSIFDQHGKKSTQDLYKTETYKQYQEQTPQQ; encoded by the coding sequence TTGAAAAAACTAAAAGCTCCTGCATTTTTGAATAAACGTCTCGGCTTTTATGCGTTACTGACATTCTTATTATGGGCGAAAAGTATTTTTGCATACTTATTTGAATTCAATTTAGGGATCGAAAGTCTGACACAGTATTTCATCCTTTTTATTAATCCGATCGCATCGACAATGTTTCTACTGTCGATCGCTTTATATGTTCGACGTTCGAAAGCATCCTATTTAACGATGATGATCATTTACGCACTGGCAAGTATTTTATTGTTTGCTAACGTCGTATATTATCGTGAATTTACCGACTTCATCACCGTCAACACCTTTTTAGGCGCTGGGAAAGTTGCCAGCGGTCTAGGTGAAAGCGCGGTTCGACTCTTTCGTCCGTTTGATCTTTTATACCTGATCGATATCGTGATTTTACCGATTCTATTGTGGCGTAAAAAAATCAAAGAAGAAGAACGTCCTGTTCGTGCACGAATGGCCTTCGCAATGACGGCTCTTTCGATCATGATCTTCTCAGGAAATCTTTTCTTAGCCGAAGCAGATCGTCCAGAATTACTGACTCGTACCTTCTCTCGCGACTATTTGATCAAATATCTTGGTGTTAATGCCTTCACTGTTTATGACGGTATCCAAACGTATAAGACCAACCAAGTCCGCGCCGAAGCAAGTCCGAATGACTTAAAAGAAGTTGAGAATTATGTAAAAGAACATCATGCGGCACCGAATAGTGAGTATTTTGGACTTGCTAAAGGACGCAACGTGATCACGATCCACTTAGAAAGCCTGCAGCAATTTGTGATCGACTACAAATTGAAGGATGAAAACGGACAAGAACATGAAGTTACACCGTTCTTGAACAGTATTTTCCATAGCAACAGCACGTTTGCCTTTGACAATTTCTTCCACCAAGTAAAAGCCGGAAAAACCTCCGATGCTGAGACCCTGATGGAAAATTCATTGTTTGGGCTGAACCAAGGCTCGCTGTTCTCGCAATTAGGCGGGAAAAACACCTTCCAAGCAGCTCCAGATATCTTGAAGCAGACAGAAAGCTATACGAGTGCGGCATTCCATGGGAACTCAGGAAGCTTCTGGAACCGTTCAGAAACGTATAAAAATCTCGGCTACGACTATTTCTTTGATTCTTCTTACTATGATGTAAATGACGAAAATTCATTCCAATATGGCTTGCATGACAAACCCTTCTTCCAACAATCTGTGAAGTACTTGGAACGTCTGCAACAGCCATTTTACTCAAAATTTATCGCCGTATCGAACCACTATCCATACAGTGAATTCAAGAATGACGAAGCTGGATTCCCTATGGCAAACACGAGCGATGAAACAATCAACGGCTACTTTGCCACAGCGAACTATTTAGATAAAGCTGTCGAAGAATTCTTCAATTATCTAAAAGCTTCTGGTTTGTATGATAATTCGATCATTGTTATGTACGGCGACCACTACGGGATCTCGAATTCAAGAAATCCTGATTTGGCACCATTACTAGGCAAGTCTAAAGAAACGTGGTCAAACTTTGACAACGCACAAATGCAGCGTGTGCCTTATATGGTTCACATTCCTGGTCAAGAAAAAGGCGGCATCAACCATACCTATGGTGGTGAAGTCGATGCCTTGCCAACGTTGCTTCATCTGTTAGGAACAGACACGAGCAAGTACATCCAGCTAGGACAAGATTTGTTGTCTAAAGACAATAGCCAAATCGTTGCCTTCCGTGATGGGGATTATGTGACACCGAACTACACGTATTACAGCGGAAACTTGTATGACAATAAAAACGGCATGCCGATCTCTGAACCTAGCGAGATCCTTCAAAGACAAGCTGACGGTTGGAAAGAAGCTGTCTCCAAGCAATTGCATACGTCAGACAATATCAACAATGGCGACCTGCTCCGCTTCTATTCAGCTAGTGGTTTGAAACCAATCGATGCCTCTCAATTTGATTACAAAGACGGATTGAATAAGATGGAAAAAATCGAAAACAAACTAGGTGACAAATCAACCAGCATCTTTGATCAGCACGGAAAGAAATCCACACAGGATCTTTACAAAACCGAGACATACAAGCAATACCAAGAACAAACTCCACAACAATAA
- a CDS encoding NCS2 family permease, translating into MEKFFKLKEHGTNISTEVMAGITTFFAMSYILFVNPTILSASGMPFQAVFLATIIASVIGTLVMGLFANVPYAQAPGMGLNAFFTYTVVFGLGYSWQQALAMVFICGIINILITVTKIRKLIIHAIPESMQHAIGGGIGIFVAYVGIKNAGLLSFSADSSAITSSVVEGGKATNVTINSGIVPALANFNNAPILLAVIGLVLTTILVVKNVRGAILIGIVVTTLLGIPMGVVQLGAIDWHANSLGSSIQELGTTFGAAFGSEGMGSLFSNSAKLPQVLMTILAFSLSDTFDTIGTFIGTGRRTGIFSKEDENALENDSRGFKTKMDKALFADAIATSIGAIFGTSNTTTYVESAAGIGAGGRTGLTSIVVALLFALSSLFSPLIAVVPAQATAPALILVGVMMLASFADINWLDLEEAVPAFFASVFMGLCYSISYGIAAGFIFYTIVKVIKGKTKEISPILWVVDILFIMNFIILAIL; encoded by the coding sequence ATGGAGAAATTCTTTAAATTGAAAGAGCACGGCACCAACATTTCCACTGAAGTAATGGCAGGAATCACTACATTCTTTGCTATGAGTTATATTTTATTCGTGAATCCGACCATCTTGTCTGCTTCAGGGATGCCTTTCCAAGCAGTATTTTTGGCAACGATCATCGCTTCGGTCATCGGCACGTTAGTCATGGGACTATTTGCCAATGTTCCTTACGCACAAGCACCCGGTATGGGATTGAATGCGTTCTTCACCTATACCGTCGTTTTCGGACTAGGTTATTCGTGGCAACAAGCGTTAGCAATGGTGTTTATCTGTGGGATCATTAATATTTTGATCACTGTTACAAAGATTCGTAAACTGATCATTCATGCAATTCCAGAAAGTATGCAGCATGCAATCGGCGGTGGGATCGGGATCTTTGTCGCTTATGTGGGGATCAAAAATGCGGGACTTCTTTCCTTTAGTGCTGATTCTTCTGCTATTACCAGCAGTGTTGTTGAAGGCGGCAAAGCGACCAATGTGACTATCAACAGCGGAATCGTTCCTGCGTTAGCAAACTTCAACAATGCACCGATCTTGTTAGCTGTGATCGGCTTGGTGCTGACAACTATTTTAGTCGTAAAAAACGTTCGTGGAGCGATCTTGATTGGGATCGTGGTCACGACCTTATTAGGAATTCCTATGGGTGTGGTTCAATTAGGCGCAATTGATTGGCACGCCAATTCATTAGGCAGCTCGATCCAAGAATTAGGGACGACCTTTGGTGCCGCTTTTGGTTCTGAAGGTATGGGTTCTCTGTTTTCAAATTCTGCAAAATTACCGCAAGTGTTAATGACGATCTTGGCCTTCAGTCTTTCTGATACTTTCGATACGATCGGAACCTTCATCGGTACGGGCCGTCGGACAGGAATCTTCTCAAAAGAAGACGAAAACGCACTTGAAAATGACTCTCGCGGGTTTAAAACGAAAATGGATAAAGCCTTATTCGCAGATGCGATCGCAACATCTATCGGTGCGATTTTTGGAACATCAAACACGACAACGTATGTTGAATCGGCTGCTGGGATCGGCGCTGGCGGACGGACTGGTCTGACGTCGATCGTCGTTGCACTTCTCTTTGCCCTAAGCAGCTTGTTCTCACCACTGATCGCCGTAGTTCCGGCGCAAGCAACTGCTCCTGCATTGATCTTGGTCGGTGTCATGATGCTGGCTTCTTTCGCTGATATCAACTGGTTAGACTTAGAAGAAGCGGTTCCTGCTTTCTTTGCCAGTGTCTTTATGGGATTATGCTACAGCATCTCTTACGGGATCGCTGCCGGCTTCATTTTCTACACCATCGTTAAAGTGATCAAAGGAAAAACAAAAGAAATTTCGCCTATTCTTTGGGTCGTAGATATTTTATTCATCATGAACTTTATCATCTTAGCAATTCTGTAG
- a CDS encoding sensor histidine kinase, with protein MKYLYQQLLAFGGLILLILLTLGLSFTQFTRKTLEDNNYKELLGYAESMEKNNNSLSRDIRFEGMSSNEIFQFAIGVTESSLNQQDVSFVFIDKDRNVQYPEKSGKVNQHLVSDEQWKALKVGQQQKETSSKNVMGQNQTTSYAMVPFFTNGEFFGVLLVSQPAMNVESSVNSIVTDLFKAFIIASIIAIIVSYFFATQQVKRINRMRSATKEVASGNFDVIVPNRNRDEFDDLADDFNQMTVSLKASQEEIERQEERRKQFMADASHEMRTPLTTINGLLEGLQYNAIPENQKEKAIKLMQNETSRLIRLVNENLDYEKIRTNQISVVLQKFNATEAVSTLVSQLHGKAEASGDELILQADAPIDVYADYDRFVQVLVNLIQNAIQFTTNGTITVAIKKLEKATEISIADTGIGMTENQVKNIWDRYYKADPSRKNTKYGESGLGLSIVQELVRLHNGTIEVVSALDKGTTFTVVFPDKPEDTDQNEEKKESSPA; from the coding sequence CGGAATCGATGGAGAAGAATAACAATTCCTTGAGTCGAGACATTCGTTTTGAAGGCATGTCCAGCAATGAAATCTTCCAATTTGCGATCGGCGTGACTGAATCAAGTCTTAATCAACAGGATGTTTCCTTTGTTTTTATCGATAAGGATCGGAACGTGCAATACCCTGAGAAATCGGGGAAAGTCAATCAGCATTTGGTAAGTGACGAACAATGGAAGGCATTGAAGGTCGGGCAGCAGCAGAAAGAGACGAGTTCAAAAAATGTCATGGGGCAGAATCAAACAACGTCCTATGCCATGGTGCCGTTTTTTACAAACGGTGAATTTTTCGGTGTTCTACTGGTGAGTCAGCCGGCGATGAATGTCGAGTCGAGTGTCAACTCGATCGTGACCGATTTGTTCAAGGCGTTTATCATCGCCTCGATCATTGCCATCATAGTTAGTTATTTCTTTGCCACGCAGCAGGTGAAGCGGATCAATCGGATGCGCTCGGCAACAAAAGAAGTGGCATCAGGAAACTTTGACGTGATCGTTCCGAACCGAAATCGCGATGAGTTTGATGACTTGGCGGATGATTTCAATCAAATGACGGTCTCTTTGAAGGCGTCACAGGAGGAAATCGAACGTCAGGAAGAACGTCGGAAGCAATTCATGGCGGATGCGTCTCATGAGATGCGCACCCCGTTGACGACGATCAATGGGTTATTGGAAGGATTGCAATACAATGCGATTCCTGAGAACCAAAAAGAGAAGGCTATCAAACTGATGCAAAACGAAACGTCTCGGCTGATCCGATTGGTCAATGAAAATCTGGACTATGAAAAAATACGCACCAACCAGATCAGTGTTGTCTTGCAGAAATTCAACGCGACGGAGGCCGTCTCTACACTAGTTTCTCAATTGCATGGGAAAGCGGAGGCTTCAGGGGATGAATTGATCTTACAGGCGGACGCGCCGATCGATGTGTATGCAGATTATGACCGGTTTGTTCAGGTGCTGGTAAATCTGATCCAAAATGCGATCCAGTTTACCACGAATGGAACGATCACTGTGGCCATCAAGAAGCTGGAAAAGGCGACAGAGATCAGTATTGCAGATACCGGCATCGGAATGACGGAGAACCAGGTGAAAAATATTTGGGATCGTTATTACAAAGCCGATCCGTCACGGAAAAATACAAAATACGGGGAATCGGGGTTAGGATTATCCATCGTACAAGAGCTTGTTCGCCTCCACAATGGAACGATCGAAGTGGTGAGTGCTTTGGACAAAGGAACGACGTTTACGGTCGTCTTTCCAGATAAACCTGAGGACACGGATCAAAATGAAGAGAAAAAAGAATCGTCACCCGCTTAA